The Spirochaeta isovalerica genome includes a window with the following:
- a CDS encoding bifunctional diguanylate cyclase/phosphodiesterase, whose amino-acid sequence MDYSPLKPIQIRILNKLLKAFFFLSLPVLLFITYEEFSLEIYSRVLFIYLPLMIILGVIAFIRKLPKALRSNLFVSLIMLLATSELYYWGFSSLAFFFFLAAVLFTTLLESPSSGWTSFIVSFFLIMLFMVLHNNKIIDVDSPNRPELLKWKNWIGPVLSYLMIQIAVLITAEFLINNLLKSLRTNEANTRQLEREKEALEKTAYIDTVTGLPNNRKISADIARFMQEEADNPLSVDQILIEIKNFEDYNIRYGIDTGNSLLQAIGDRLGELKGCSVYRLHGAAFLICFFNKDEEIDYPYISGTLLKPYPVNKQYFTINFVGVHINYPRDISNPAMMLSSLMMNLYNDYKIPVNTIVSYNEKQNRRLKRVASLKEKLAKALKNDEISIMIQPRLNVTTGKISGGELLMRWNNSTVGPVSPVEFIPISEKDDQIFYLTHYLMKESLKLGDIFAPEAGNDRPFSISVNISPSIIHAEKLHDLIQYTEKAGPDFTYEFELTEGVFLGVDERVADELKLLQSRGIAASVDDFGTGYSNLEYLQDLNINVLKIDKKFIDGIPGRGKQQHLVRAVIQMAHALNLLTVAEGVETPEQFLWLQKEGIDEIQGFVFSKPIELVALQDFYDHHNKNRWAFLEK is encoded by the coding sequence ATGGATTATTCGCCGCTTAAACCGATCCAGATAAGAATTCTCAATAAGCTATTGAAGGCATTTTTTTTCCTCTCTCTTCCCGTTTTGCTCTTTATTACCTATGAAGAGTTCAGTCTGGAGATCTATAGCCGGGTTCTCTTCATCTATCTGCCGCTAATGATCATTCTGGGCGTCATCGCCTTTATCAGGAAGCTGCCCAAAGCACTCAGATCCAATCTCTTTGTCTCTCTTATTATGCTTCTGGCTACTTCGGAACTCTATTACTGGGGATTTTCCAGTCTGGCTTTTTTCTTTTTTCTGGCGGCGGTTCTCTTTACCACCCTTCTGGAAAGCCCTTCTTCCGGCTGGACAAGTTTTATCGTCTCGTTTTTTCTCATAATGCTTTTCATGGTGTTGCACAACAATAAAATCATCGATGTCGATTCTCCCAATAGACCCGAATTATTAAAATGGAAGAACTGGATCGGTCCGGTTCTCAGTTATCTTATGATTCAGATTGCCGTCCTGATTACAGCGGAGTTTCTCATCAATAATCTTCTCAAGTCTCTGAGGACTAATGAAGCCAATACGAGGCAGCTTGAGAGAGAAAAAGAAGCACTGGAAAAGACGGCTTACATCGATACGGTCACAGGACTACCCAACAATAGAAAAATCTCTGCCGATATCGCCCGGTTTATGCAGGAGGAAGCCGATAATCCCTTAAGTGTAGATCAGATCCTCATCGAAATAAAAAACTTTGAAGACTATAATATCCGTTACGGCATCGATACGGGCAACAGTCTGCTTCAGGCCATTGGTGACCGGCTGGGAGAATTAAAGGGATGTTCGGTTTACCGGCTTCACGGAGCGGCTTTTCTCATCTGCTTTTTCAACAAAGATGAAGAAATCGATTATCCTTATATTTCAGGCACGCTATTAAAACCATATCCGGTGAACAAACAGTATTTCACCATTAATTTCGTCGGCGTTCACATTAACTATCCCCGGGATATATCCAACCCCGCCATGATGCTGTCATCGCTTATGATGAATCTGTACAATGATTACAAAATTCCCGTAAATACAATCGTTTCATATAATGAAAAACAGAACCGCAGGCTGAAGCGGGTAGCCAGCCTCAAGGAAAAACTGGCAAAAGCCCTGAAAAATGATGAAATCAGCATAATGATTCAGCCCCGTCTCAATGTTACAACGGGAAAGATAAGCGGCGGAGAATTGCTTATGCGATGGAACAACAGCACAGTCGGACCGGTTTCTCCCGTGGAATTCATACCAATTTCCGAAAAAGATGATCAGATATTTTATCTGACCCATTATCTGATGAAGGAAAGCCTGAAACTCGGGGATATTTTTGCTCCGGAAGCGGGAAACGACAGACCTTTTTCCATATCGGTCAATATTTCTCCCAGTATTATTCATGCGGAAAAACTCCATGATCTGATTCAGTATACGGAGAAAGCCGGTCCCGATTTCACTTATGAATTCGAATTGACGGAAGGCGTTTTCCTGGGTGTGGACGAGCGTGTAGCCGACGAACTGAAGCTGCTGCAATCCAGAGGGATCGCCGCTTCGGTTGATGATTTCGGTACCGGGTATTCCAATCTTGAGTATCTGCAGGATCTGAACATCAATGTTCTGAAGATCGACAAGAAGTTTATCGACGGCATCCCCGGCCGCGGGAAACAGCAGCATCTAGTCCGGGCGGTCATTCAAATGGCCCATGCCCTTAATCTTCTGACTGTAGCCGAAGGTGTTGAAACTCCCGAACAGTTCCTGTGGCTCCAGAAGGAGGGCATAGATGAAATTCAGGGGTTCGTTTTTTCAAAGCCGATTGAGCTTGTAGCGTTACAGGATTTTTACGATCATCACAATAAAAACAGATGGGCTTTTCTGGAGAAATAA
- a CDS encoding PAS domain-containing protein: MSDLIFFKELIFLSEVGSWSINMETGEVDGSIRFWELLGYEKGELEETLDNLKKIHFPSDWEEGWELISEHIKGHSPYYKYEVRYLRKDKSWLPCEVRGIVSERDEEGNPLRFIGYIRDISSEVALRKEIAAYRERDLDRREELETAKQTISELEGIVPICSSCKSIRNDEGYWKELEAYIESHSQAVFSHGLCDSCSEKLYKDKGWFQKFKKRLEEDKG, encoded by the coding sequence ATGTCCGATCTCATTTTTTTCAAAGAACTGATTTTCCTCTCCGAAGTGGGTTCCTGGTCCATCAATATGGAGACCGGAGAGGTCGACGGCTCCATCAGGTTCTGGGAACTTCTCGGCTATGAAAAAGGGGAGCTTGAGGAAACTCTTGATAATCTTAAAAAGATCCATTTTCCCAGCGATTGGGAAGAGGGATGGGAACTTATCTCCGAACATATAAAAGGACATTCTCCCTATTACAAATATGAAGTGCGGTATCTGAGAAAAGATAAATCCTGGCTTCCCTGCGAAGTCCGGGGGATCGTGAGCGAAAGAGATGAAGAGGGTAATCCTCTCCGTTTTATCGGATACATTCGCGACATCAGCAGCGAAGTCGCTTTGAGAAAAGAAATCGCTGCTTACCGGGAAAGGGATTTAGACAGAAGGGAAGAACTGGAAACAGCAAAGCAGACAATCAGCGAGCTGGAAGGAATCGTCCCCATCTGCTCATCCTGCAAAAGCATCCGCAATGACGAAGGGTACTGGAAAGAACTGGAAGCCTATATAGAATCCCATTCCCAGGCCGTGTTCTCCCACGGCCTCTGCGACAGCTGCAGCGAAAAGCTCTATAAAGATAAGGGCTGGTTCCAGAAGTTCAAGAAAAGGCTTGAAGAAGATAAAGGTTAA